Proteins from a genomic interval of Gordonia sp. SL306:
- a CDS encoding DNA alkylation repair protein: MPVPEVQVAEVMTELAELENPKVRAVNSRHGDDHGVNLSALRAVAKRLKTQHELARELWETGDTAARLLAILICRPKTFDRDELDVMVRDARTPKVHDWLVNYVVTKNPHSEELRLAWLDDPDPAVASAGWALTAQRVTKRPDGLDLTALLDVIDAEMKGAPDRLQWAMNTCLAQIGISHPEFRARAIDIGERLEVLKDYPTSPGCTSPFAPVWIAEMVSRNSGT; the protein is encoded by the coding sequence ATGCCGGTGCCGGAGGTGCAGGTAGCCGAGGTGATGACCGAGCTCGCTGAACTCGAGAACCCGAAAGTGCGTGCCGTCAACTCGAGGCACGGCGACGACCACGGTGTGAACCTCAGCGCGTTGCGGGCGGTCGCCAAGCGATTGAAGACGCAGCACGAACTCGCACGTGAACTCTGGGAGACCGGGGACACGGCAGCCAGATTGCTGGCGATCCTGATCTGCCGTCCCAAGACGTTCGACCGCGACGAGCTGGACGTCATGGTGCGTGACGCACGCACACCCAAGGTGCACGACTGGCTCGTGAATTACGTGGTGACGAAGAACCCGCACTCAGAGGAACTGCGCTTGGCCTGGCTGGACGATCCGGATCCGGCGGTCGCGAGTGCAGGCTGGGCACTGACCGCGCAGCGGGTGACGAAGCGACCGGACGGCCTCGATCTCACCGCACTGCTCGACGTCATCGATGCCGAGATGAAAGGGGCGCCGGATCGACTCCAATGGGCCATGAACACGTGTCTTGCCCAGATCGGCATTTCGCACCCGGAATTTCGGGCGCGCGCAATCGACATCGGGGAGCGACTGGAAGTGCTCAAAGACTATCCGACATCGCCAGGATGCACGTCACCGTTCGCGCCCGTCTGGATCGCTGAGATGGTGAGCCGAAACAGCGGGACCTAG
- a CDS encoding DUF2255 family protein, with amino-acid sequence MTWSAEQLGAVDSGDELEIAVRSAGGGLRRWVPIWVVRVDDQVFVRTWYRRPTGWFEHVLDSRRARVRVGEIEADVTVEDVGVGSSELRADVDAAYRRKYRRYGVATVDRMMSDSAAQATLRLTPE; translated from the coding sequence GTGACGTGGTCGGCTGAACAGCTGGGCGCCGTCGACTCCGGTGACGAACTCGAGATCGCGGTGCGGAGCGCAGGCGGAGGTCTGCGCCGTTGGGTGCCGATCTGGGTCGTGCGCGTCGATGATCAGGTGTTTGTCCGGACCTGGTACCGGCGACCGACGGGATGGTTCGAGCACGTTCTCGACTCGCGCCGGGCTCGCGTGCGCGTCGGCGAGATCGAGGCCGACGTCACCGTCGAGGACGTCGGGGTCGGTTCGTCTGAGTTGCGCGCCGACGTCGACGCGGCCTATCGCCGGAAATACCGTCGGTACGGCGTCGCGACCGTCGACAGGATGATGTCGGACTCTGCCGCGCAAGCCACCCTGAGGCTGACGCCTGAGTGA
- a CDS encoding cation transporter yields MDVGLGLPERIGPDTERKQILQRRIRWFVAATITYNVIEAAIALAEGARVSSTALIGFGLDSVIEVSSAAAVAWQFSGRDPEAREKTALRIIAFSFFGLAVYVSAESARTLLGWGAEARHSTIGIGLAAASLAIMPILSWLQRRAGGELGSRSAVADSKQTLLCTYLSAVLLAGLVVNTLWGWSWADPVAALVIAVIATREGINAWRGQLCCATGHPGDDSECDCCTSE; encoded by the coding sequence ATGGACGTCGGCCTCGGTCTCCCCGAGCGGATCGGGCCCGACACAGAACGCAAACAGATCCTCCAGCGGCGAATCCGCTGGTTCGTGGCAGCCACCATCACCTACAACGTCATCGAGGCCGCGATCGCATTGGCCGAAGGCGCACGGGTCTCCTCGACTGCGTTGATCGGATTCGGCCTCGACTCGGTCATCGAGGTGTCGTCGGCGGCAGCGGTGGCGTGGCAGTTCTCCGGACGCGATCCCGAGGCCCGCGAGAAGACGGCCCTGCGGATCATCGCGTTCTCCTTCTTCGGCCTGGCGGTTTACGTCTCCGCGGAATCCGCGCGCACACTGCTCGGCTGGGGTGCAGAAGCGCGGCATTCGACCATCGGAATCGGCTTGGCCGCAGCAAGTCTGGCAATCATGCCGATCCTTTCGTGGTTGCAGCGACGCGCCGGCGGTGAACTCGGTTCCAGGTCCGCGGTTGCCGATTCCAAGCAGACGCTCCTGTGCACCTACCTCTCGGCGGTTCTACTCGCCGGACTCGTCGTCAACACCCTCTGGGGCTGGTCGTGGGCCGACCCCGTCGCCGCACTCGTCATCGCCGTCATCGCCACCCGCGAGGGAATCAACGCATGGCGCGGCCAACTCTGCTGCGCTACCGGACACCCCGGTGACGACTCCGAGTGCGACTGTTGCACGAGTGAGTGA
- a CDS encoding ArsR/SmtB family transcription factor, which yields MESQTLVHGEALTRFGYALSDATRTQVLLRLRTGPSYPADLADSIGVSRQTLSNHLACLRGCGLVVAVPEGRRSRYELADPRIRNALDDLIGLVLAVDPACCPDAQTESCC from the coding sequence ATGGAATCGCAGACCCTCGTCCATGGTGAGGCGCTGACCCGCTTCGGCTACGCATTGTCGGACGCGACCCGCACCCAGGTCCTGTTGCGACTGCGGACCGGACCCTCCTACCCCGCCGATCTGGCCGATTCCATCGGGGTGTCACGGCAGACTCTGTCGAATCACCTTGCGTGCCTTCGCGGATGCGGATTGGTGGTCGCAGTTCCCGAAGGTCGGCGATCTCGGTATGAATTGGCCGATCCGCGGATCCGTAACGCTCTCGACGACCTGATCGGACTTGTTCTGGCAGTCGATCCCGCATGCTGCCCCGATGCCCAGACCGAAAGTTGCTGCTGA
- a CDS encoding cytochrome C oxidase subunit IV family protein has product MTDLTDSPTRATSARTVTWVWLILVAITIGSWWLAPAHYTAGLQPSVVITTAVLVITFIKSRLIIGYFMEVRTAPRWLRMATDSWLAVLFIAVFAIYLV; this is encoded by the coding sequence ATGACGGACCTGACGGACTCCCCCACCCGTGCGACGTCCGCACGCACAGTGACGTGGGTTTGGCTGATTCTGGTCGCGATCACCATCGGCTCATGGTGGCTCGCACCTGCCCATTACACGGCGGGATTGCAGCCGAGTGTCGTGATCACGACGGCCGTCCTGGTGATCACGTTCATCAAATCGCGGTTGATCATCGGGTATTTCATGGAGGTGCGCACCGCACCTCGCTGGCTCAGAATGGCGACCGACTCGTGGCTGGCCGTATTGTTCATCGCCGTCTTCGCGATCTATCTCGTCTGA
- a CDS encoding cytochrome P450 translates to MHDLDNPYPYFESLRLQGAVTRLADSSFYLVGSWDLVAEAVGRPEDFSSNLTATMVWNDDGTVSEYPIAEMGSPLHVLATADEPLHRMHRTMVMPSMVAKRVRGLEPFIAQELRRLWDDGLDGSDIDWVHAIAQRLPMAVVAELVGFPTYDIDDLVRWAFSSTVLLDGVVTAGQLADATQAVGELSAYLAGAFERALVVPGENVMGDLARLVAAGRLDHDSAVMILIQLVAAGSESTVSLLGSAVWLLGMHPGIEADLRSHPDVVPLFIEEALRLESPFRGHYRHVVADTTLGDTDLPAESHLYLLWGSANRDPAAVDNPGQICLDQGKRRPHMAFGKGLHMCVGAPLARLEAKLAIEFLLDSTTAFDVETTDPQWERSLMVRRLRTLPVTVQS, encoded by the coding sequence ATGCATGATCTCGACAACCCGTATCCCTACTTCGAATCGCTTCGCCTGCAGGGGGCGGTGACACGGCTCGCGGACTCGTCGTTCTATCTGGTCGGCTCATGGGATCTGGTGGCCGAGGCGGTGGGACGTCCCGAGGACTTCTCGTCGAATCTCACGGCGACGATGGTGTGGAACGACGACGGGACGGTGTCGGAATACCCGATCGCGGAGATGGGCTCGCCATTGCATGTGTTGGCGACCGCCGATGAACCGCTGCATCGGATGCACCGCACGATGGTGATGCCGTCGATGGTCGCCAAGCGAGTGCGCGGGCTCGAACCGTTCATCGCACAGGAACTCCGGCGACTGTGGGACGACGGTCTCGACGGTTCTGACATCGACTGGGTCCACGCGATCGCCCAGCGCTTGCCGATGGCCGTTGTCGCGGAACTGGTCGGGTTCCCGACATACGACATCGACGACCTGGTTCGCTGGGCCTTCTCGAGCACCGTCCTCCTCGACGGGGTGGTCACCGCGGGACAGCTTGCCGACGCCACGCAGGCGGTGGGGGAGCTCAGTGCATATCTCGCGGGGGCCTTCGAACGTGCGCTTGTCGTCCCCGGCGAGAACGTGATGGGCGACCTTGCGCGCCTCGTCGCTGCGGGCCGGCTCGATCACGACAGCGCAGTGATGATCCTGATCCAACTCGTCGCGGCGGGGTCGGAATCGACCGTCAGCCTGCTCGGCAGTGCTGTCTGGTTGCTCGGGATGCACCCGGGGATCGAGGCAGACCTGCGCTCCCACCCCGACGTCGTGCCGCTGTTCATCGAGGAGGCGCTACGGCTGGAATCACCGTTCCGCGGCCACTATCGCCACGTCGTCGCGGACACCACACTCGGTGACACCGACCTACCCGCTGAATCACACCTGTATCTGCTGTGGGGTTCGGCCAACCGCGATCCGGCTGCCGTAGACAATCCCGGACAGATCTGCCTGGACCAGGGAAAGCGCCGCCCGCACATGGCATTCGGCAAAGGTCTGCACATGTGCGTCGGTGCTCCACTCGCTCGACTCGAGGCCAAGCTCGCGATCGAGTTCCTCCTCGACTCCACCACGGCGTTCGACGTCGAGACCACCGATCCGCAGTGGGAGCGGAGCCTGATGGTGCGGCGCCTCCGCACCCTGCCGGTTACGGTTCAGTCATGA
- a CDS encoding putative immunity protein: MILPKERDPRFITIRRGGTLTDADHQLLALWAAACAEHVLGLFEQARPDDPRPREAIEHARAWVRGEVKMMDARAAGGHAMGAARDLRGAPRHAAYAAGQAGAVAHVAAHDLGAAAYAIKAVRAAAPEGRGEAAGRLECRWQREQLPDAIRELVFDDQRLRNGICWSVFEI, translated from the coding sequence GTGATTCTCCCCAAGGAGCGCGATCCTCGTTTCATCACCATCCGGCGCGGCGGAACTCTCACCGATGCCGATCATCAACTCCTGGCGCTGTGGGCAGCGGCGTGTGCCGAGCACGTCCTCGGCCTCTTCGAGCAGGCGCGTCCCGACGATCCGCGTCCACGTGAGGCCATCGAACACGCGCGCGCATGGGTCCGTGGCGAGGTCAAGATGATGGATGCTCGCGCAGCGGGTGGACACGCGATGGGAGCGGCGCGGGATTTGCGTGGAGCACCTCGTCACGCGGCGTATGCCGCCGGGCAGGCCGGGGCGGTGGCCCATGTCGCCGCCCACGACCTGGGTGCGGCCGCCTACGCGATCAAGGCAGTGCGTGCGGCAGCGCCGGAAGGTCGAGGTGAGGCCGCGGGACGTCTCGAGTGTCGGTGGCAGCGTGAGCAACTCCCGGACGCGATCCGTGAGCTGGTATTCGACGACCAGCGATTGCGGAACGGCATCTGCTGGTCGGTGTTCGAGATCTGA
- a CDS encoding nuclear transport factor 2 family protein → MTDHADHQAICTLLYRYAELLDGGDFAAVGELFADADIALRGEVTGRGAAHVRAMFETMVIVHPDGTPRTRHLITNPIIEFDGPDRAHVRSCYTVLQQRDGRIEIVASGRHLDTVTRRGEGWIFSSRDYGYLDFVGDTSDHLRASG, encoded by the coding sequence ATGACCGACCACGCCGACCATCAGGCGATCTGCACGCTGCTCTATCGATACGCCGAACTCCTCGACGGCGGTGACTTCGCCGCGGTCGGCGAGTTGTTCGCCGATGCGGACATCGCACTTCGCGGCGAGGTCACCGGACGCGGCGCCGCGCATGTCCGCGCGATGTTCGAGACCATGGTGATCGTCCATCCGGACGGCACACCGCGCACCCGGCACCTGATCACGAACCCGATCATCGAGTTCGACGGGCCAGATCGCGCGCATGTCCGGTCCTGTTACACGGTGCTTCAGCAGCGCGACGGTCGCATCGAGATCGTCGCATCGGGCCGGCATCTCGACACCGTGACCCGTCGCGGCGAAGGGTGGATCTTCAGCTCACGTGACTACGGATACCTGGACTTCGTCGGTGACACCTCGGATCACCTGCGCGCATCCGGATAG
- a CDS encoding cytochrome c oxidase subunit 3 has protein sequence MWVMVIGDLIIFGGYFVVFMIYRTMDPKGFLQAQQHLDITIGAINTVILLTSSWFIARAVLATRSQRHDQAIRLTYAAGAGGLLFMLLKGYEWYTEISTGHTNSEMFFSFYYVLTGVHLVHVLIGLIVLSVVVRELRNPTRQRASMVESGAIYWHMVDLLWVIIFGLLYVMR, from the coding sequence ATGTGGGTGATGGTGATCGGTGACCTGATCATCTTCGGTGGGTACTTCGTCGTCTTCATGATCTATCGGACCATGGACCCGAAGGGATTCCTTCAGGCGCAACAACACCTGGACATCACCATCGGCGCCATCAACACCGTGATCTTGCTGACCAGTTCATGGTTCATCGCCCGCGCCGTGCTGGCGACACGCTCCCAACGCCACGACCAGGCCATACGCCTGACGTATGCCGCCGGCGCCGGTGGTCTGCTGTTCATGCTCCTCAAAGGATACGAGTGGTACACCGAGATCAGCACCGGACACACGAACAGCGAGATGTTCTTCTCGTTCTACTACGTGCTCACCGGCGTGCATCTGGTCCACGTCCTGATCGGACTCATCGTGTTGAGTGTGGTTGTCCGGGAACTGCGGAACCCGACCCGCCAACGCGCCTCGATGGTCGAGTCCGGCGCAATCTACTGGCACATGGTCGATCTCCTGTGGGTGATCATCTTCGGCCTGCTCTACGTGATGAGGTGA
- a CDS encoding TetR/AcrR family transcriptional regulator, which yields MATKTQRNERRSDALSKERIVEAAIEILDTDGESALTFRALTARLATGSGAIYHHVANKNDLLVAATDDVIARAVTDVAEETDPREAIRGIASGVFDAIDAHPWVGTQLSREPWQSAIMQIFEGIGQQLQALGVPERAQFNSASALVSYILGLAAQYSAGARLLARETDRSAFLATVTERWMQGDPANHPFLRQVATQLPEHDDREQFLAGIDLFLAGVTTVR from the coding sequence ATGGCCACCAAGACGCAGCGGAACGAACGACGCTCAGATGCTCTGTCGAAGGAGCGGATCGTCGAGGCCGCGATCGAGATCCTCGACACCGACGGCGAGAGTGCATTGACGTTCCGTGCGCTCACCGCCCGCCTGGCCACCGGTAGTGGTGCGATCTACCACCACGTCGCGAACAAGAACGACCTGCTCGTAGCCGCTACCGACGACGTCATCGCCCGGGCGGTGACCGACGTGGCCGAGGAGACGGACCCGCGCGAGGCGATCCGCGGTATCGCCTCCGGGGTCTTCGACGCAATCGATGCCCACCCGTGGGTGGGAACCCAACTCTCCCGCGAGCCCTGGCAGTCCGCGATCATGCAGATCTTCGAGGGCATCGGACAACAGCTACAGGCTCTCGGCGTTCCCGAACGGGCACAGTTCAATTCGGCGTCCGCGCTCGTGAGCTACATCCTCGGTCTCGCAGCGCAGTACTCGGCGGGCGCGAGGCTCCTCGCGCGCGAGACCGACCGGTCGGCCTTTCTCGCCACCGTCACCGAGCGGTGGATGCAGGGCGATCCCGCGAATCATCCCTTCCTTCGACAGGTGGCGACCCAGCTCCCCGAGCACGACGACCGCGAGCAATTCCTGGCCGGTATCGACCTGTTCCTCGCCGGCGTGACAACCGTCCGATAA
- a CDS encoding FAD-dependent oxidoreductase produces the protein MKTPVTIIGAGLGGLTLARVLHVHGIPATIYEADPSAEARTQGGQLDIHEDDGQRALEAAGLTEEFRAIIHVGGDATRMLDETGEILLDDPADDGTGRPEVLRGDLRQILLDSLPAHTVQWGKKLAGVSVVGDGRHELTFADGTTVVTELLVGADGAWSKVRPLLSGATPEYVGTTFIETYLYDADERHAATADAVGGGAMYALTPGTGITAHREAGSVLHTYVQLNRTAEWIADIDFSDSGAAARIAAEFDGWAPELTALITDGETAPVPRMIYALPNDHRWDRVPGVTLLGDAAHLMPPSGDGANLAMFDGAELGNAIAAYPDDIDAALTAYETAMFHRSAATAVDAWEILDLCLGKSAPHGLVDFLSGSVEEARS, from the coding sequence ATGAAGACACCAGTCACGATCATCGGTGCGGGCCTCGGGGGCCTCACCCTCGCCCGCGTCCTGCACGTCCACGGCATCCCCGCAACGATCTACGAGGCGGATCCTTCGGCCGAGGCGCGAACGCAGGGCGGTCAACTCGATATCCATGAAGACGATGGGCAGCGCGCGCTCGAGGCGGCCGGACTCACCGAGGAGTTCCGCGCGATCATCCACGTAGGCGGCGACGCCACCCGCATGCTCGATGAGACGGGAGAGATCCTGCTCGACGACCCTGCCGACGACGGAACGGGGCGTCCCGAGGTACTCCGTGGAGACCTTCGTCAGATCTTGCTCGACTCGTTGCCTGCGCATACGGTCCAGTGGGGAAAGAAGCTCGCAGGCGTCTCCGTAGTGGGCGATGGGCGCCACGAGCTGACCTTCGCCGACGGGACGACAGTGGTCACGGAGCTCCTCGTCGGCGCCGACGGGGCCTGGTCGAAGGTCCGGCCGTTACTGTCCGGCGCGACGCCCGAATACGTGGGTACGACCTTCATCGAGACATACCTGTACGACGCCGACGAACGCCATGCGGCAACGGCCGACGCTGTCGGGGGAGGCGCGATGTATGCGCTCACCCCGGGGACCGGTATAACCGCGCATCGTGAGGCGGGGAGTGTCCTGCACACGTATGTCCAGCTGAACCGAACGGCCGAGTGGATCGCCGACATCGACTTCTCCGACTCGGGTGCGGCTGCTCGCATCGCAGCCGAATTCGACGGATGGGCACCGGAACTCACCGCTCTGATCACCGACGGTGAGACTGCGCCGGTGCCACGCATGATCTACGCGCTCCCGAACGACCATCGATGGGATCGGGTGCCCGGGGTGACCTTGCTCGGGGATGCCGCACACCTGATGCCGCCGTCCGGCGACGGCGCGAACCTGGCGATGTTCGATGGTGCTGAGCTCGGCAATGCGATTGCCGCGTACCCCGACGACATCGACGCGGCACTCACGGCGTACGAGACCGCGATGTTCCACCGCAGCGCGGCCACCGCCGTGGACGCATGGGAGATCCTGGACCTCTGCCTCGGCAAGAGCGCGCCCCACGGGCTCGTCGACTTTCTGTCGGGAAGCGTCGAGGAGGCGCGCAGCTGA
- a CDS encoding GNAT family N-acetyltransferase, whose protein sequence is MLIERANYDDPALQAFLRAHIDDIAPTAPSDSQHALTIHEMRESPGFRLWVAYLDDELVGTVGLGPVTEGHEELKSMRTAPHRRGSGIGRALLDHALADARGRGVHRVSLETGSMAHFAPARTLYVRAGFVACGAFGAYPADDPNSTFMTMVVD, encoded by the coding sequence ATGCTGATCGAACGGGCGAACTACGACGACCCCGCCCTCCAGGCGTTCTTGCGGGCACATATTGACGACATCGCGCCCACTGCGCCGAGCGACAGTCAACATGCGCTGACCATCCACGAGATGAGGGAATCACCAGGATTCAGGTTATGGGTCGCGTACCTCGACGACGAGCTCGTGGGCACGGTCGGGCTCGGGCCGGTAACTGAAGGTCACGAGGAATTGAAGAGCATGAGGACGGCGCCCCATCGACGCGGCAGCGGGATAGGACGGGCTCTCCTCGACCATGCGTTGGCCGACGCCAGAGGCCGCGGAGTGCACCGCGTGTCCCTGGAGACCGGCAGCATGGCTCATTTCGCGCCCGCTCGAACGCTGTACGTCCGAGCAGGATTCGTCGCGTGCGGCGCCTTCGGTGCATATCCCGCCGACGATCCGAACAGCACATTCATGACGATGGTCGTGGACTGA
- the rox gene encoding rifampin monooxygenase produces the protein MSDVIIVGAGPTGLMLAGELRLQGIEVVVLDKDAEPTPMVRALGIHVRTIEIMEQRGLLDRFLARGRKYPLGGFFAGIAKPAPTHLDTAHGYVLGIPQPEIDRILAEHATEVGAEIRRGKSVVGVHQDEDRVTAELSDGTTLRAQFLIGCDGGRSTVRKLIGVGFPGEPSSADTLIGEVDVTMPDEELTARVAEIRETQKRFGIGPSPSGNGRYRLVVPAAEVVEDRAVPTTLDDIKRQLRAIAGTDFGVHSPQWLSRFGDATRLAEHYRRGRVFLAGDAAHIHPPMGGQGLNLGVQDAFNLGWKLAATINGWAPHDLLDSYEPERRPVAADVLDNTRAQAVLVSTEVGPQAVRRLISELMDFDDVSRYLTEKITAISVRYDFGDGDDLVGRRLRNISASGGNLYDLMHAGRGLLLDQTGRLSVEGWKDRVDHVVDTSSELDVPAVLLRPDGHVAWVGDTQSELHTGLARWFGSGPE, from the coding sequence ATGAGTGACGTCATCATCGTGGGCGCCGGACCGACCGGGTTGATGCTGGCGGGCGAGCTCCGGCTGCAGGGCATCGAGGTCGTCGTCCTCGACAAGGACGCCGAGCCCACCCCGATGGTCCGTGCGCTCGGCATCCACGTACGCACGATCGAGATCATGGAGCAGCGCGGCCTGCTGGACAGATTCCTCGCGCGCGGACGAAAGTATCCGCTCGGTGGTTTCTTCGCGGGTATCGCCAAACCGGCGCCCACGCATCTCGACACTGCGCACGGTTACGTACTGGGCATACCCCAGCCCGAGATCGACAGGATCCTTGCCGAGCATGCCACCGAAGTCGGTGCGGAGATCCGTCGTGGGAAGAGTGTTGTCGGCGTCCATCAGGACGAGGATCGGGTCACCGCCGAATTGTCCGATGGCACAACACTTCGCGCGCAGTTCCTGATCGGATGCGACGGTGGGCGCAGCACCGTCCGCAAGCTGATCGGCGTCGGGTTCCCCGGCGAGCCGTCGAGTGCGGACACCTTGATCGGCGAAGTGGACGTCACCATGCCGGACGAGGAGCTGACCGCCAGGGTCGCCGAAATCCGTGAAACGCAGAAGCGCTTCGGAATCGGACCCTCCCCGTCGGGGAACGGCCGTTATCGCCTCGTGGTGCCGGCAGCCGAGGTCGTCGAGGATCGCGCGGTCCCGACGACCCTCGACGACATCAAGCGACAGCTGCGGGCGATCGCCGGCACCGACTTCGGCGTCCACTCGCCGCAATGGCTGTCACGTTTTGGTGATGCCACCCGGTTGGCCGAGCACTACCGCCGTGGCCGAGTGTTCCTCGCCGGCGATGCCGCACACATCCACCCCCCGATGGGAGGGCAGGGCCTCAACCTCGGGGTCCAAGACGCGTTCAACCTCGGTTGGAAGCTCGCCGCCACCATCAATGGGTGGGCGCCACACGATCTGCTCGACAGCTACGAACCCGAACGACGGCCGGTGGCCGCCGACGTACTCGACAACACGCGTGCACAGGCAGTCTTGGTGTCCACCGAGGTCGGGCCACAAGCGGTGCGGCGGTTGATCTCTGAGCTGATGGATTTCGATGATGTCTCGCGGTACCTGACCGAGAAGATCACGGCGATCTCGGTCAGGTACGACTTCGGTGACGGCGACGATCTCGTGGGCCGGCGATTGCGAAACATCAGTGCGAGCGGCGGGAACCTCTACGATCTGATGCACGCCGGCCGTGGGCTGCTGCTCGATCAAACGGGTCGGTTATCGGTCGAAGGATGGAAGGACCGAGTCGACCACGTCGTCGACACCAGCAGCGAACTCGACGTCCCGGCCGTGCTGCTTCGTCCGGACGGGCATGTCGCGTGGGTAGGGGACACGCAGTCGGAGTTGCACACTGGCCTGGCCAGATGGTTCGGCAGCGGCCCCGAGTAA
- a CDS encoding TetR/AcrR family transcriptional regulator gives MKAKPQERRSKGLQTRERLLGAAIAEFKRTGMAAADTGAVVSAAGVAHGTFFFHFPTKEHVLIELEQREQVQMAAELTRFFGRDHDVRETLAESVRVLLKLERRLGRLLFKDFLALHFSTTRPPSEEWDKYPVVGAVVEELQRARERGEIPDEVDVVHNGVSFLVGLYALLITIPESEEIRVPVIEEYLTTYMYGLRAWPPPQGLPS, from the coding sequence CTGAAAGCGAAGCCGCAGGAGCGCCGCTCGAAAGGCCTCCAGACGCGAGAACGATTGCTGGGAGCAGCGATTGCAGAGTTCAAACGCACCGGAATGGCTGCCGCCGACACAGGCGCGGTCGTGTCGGCGGCCGGGGTGGCCCACGGCACCTTCTTCTTCCATTTTCCCACCAAAGAACACGTGCTGATCGAGTTGGAGCAGCGCGAACAGGTTCAGATGGCGGCCGAACTGACACGATTCTTCGGACGGGACCATGACGTGCGCGAAACCCTGGCCGAATCTGTCCGTGTCTTGCTGAAACTCGAGCGTCGCCTCGGACGCCTGTTGTTCAAAGACTTTTTGGCCCTGCACTTCTCAACGACCCGGCCACCGTCGGAGGAGTGGGACAAGTATCCGGTTGTCGGTGCCGTCGTCGAGGAACTGCAGCGCGCCCGAGAGCGCGGCGAGATCCCCGACGAGGTGGACGTGGTACACAACGGCGTGTCGTTCCTGGTCGGCCTCTACGCGCTGCTCATCACGATCCCGGAATCCGAAGAGATTCGTGTCCCGGTGATCGAGGAGTACCTCACGACCTACATGTACGGCCTTCGGGCGTGGCCGCCGCCGCAGGGTTTGCCATCGTGA
- a CDS encoding putative quinol monooxygenase — protein sequence MLIVAGHITVDPDQREIYLAGCVRVVEQARRTSGCHDFIIDPDLLDSGRINIFERWESQADVEAFRGGGPSDDQGAAIRSASVTEYEIGEVRPLSG from the coding sequence ATGCTCATCGTCGCAGGACACATCACGGTCGATCCCGACCAGCGCGAGATCTACCTCGCGGGCTGCGTCCGCGTTGTCGAACAAGCGCGTCGCACGTCCGGCTGCCACGACTTCATCATCGATCCCGATCTGCTCGACTCCGGGCGCATCAACATCTTCGAGCGCTGGGAGTCACAGGCGGACGTCGAAGCGTTCCGTGGCGGGGGCCCGAGTGACGATCAGGGTGCCGCGATACGGTCGGCATCGGTCACCGAGTACGAGATCGGTGAGGTGCGGCCCTTGTCGGGATAG